In Candida orthopsilosis Co 90-125, chromosome 4 draft sequence, the genomic stretch TTGTTGTCTAGTAGGGCTTGCAGAATGGTTTCCAGATTATCTGAGACACCACTGATTTTCACAAACTTGGTATCATTCGTAGATGCACCGGCTTCTCCATGGATAGTCCCAACTTGCGTTCCAGGACTCGTTCCCGTAAAATTAGTCACTGAACCCACATCCCTTCTCGGCGTCTCTGTAATAGGCTCCATTGACTTTTGCGGAGCAACATTTTTAGCTACATTGTAGAAAACAGATTCACGTTTCGGAACATCATCCCCTTGCGCCGCCGTGGCATCAAACTTCCAAGCTTTCGCCAACACAGTCTTCCTAAATTGCACTCGAATATTCCAATGTAGTATCTCACTCGTCAGATCATTCGGCGTGGGGCTTACCACAACTATATCTTCAACCACAggtttccaatttttgaaaaccCCACGaacttcaacaagttttcCATAATTGACACCTGGTTCTGGAAATATTGCCTCATACTGCTCCAATGATATCAAGACCTCTACATTCAGATCCTTCCCCGAAGAGTCATCGATTCGTATTCGTGCCCCACTATAATCTCTTTTATCGAAATGCGATTCCCCGGTTActtttccaacaatggCAAACTTGTTTATTGGCCAGTTATTAatcataatcaaatcatcaagttGCCCCCATAAATCAATGTAGTGTCGTTTAAAGTTGAACTGGCTCTTCATATCATTGATAAACACGGGGATATACTTTCCAAATGTAACAGCTTGGCTAAATAATTCGGCGCGGTAGTATTCAACATCATACTTTTTGGCAACGACATGACTTCCCGGCAGTCGCCAGTCAATCCTCTCGCTCTGCTCGTATAATGGTTTCGGCCTTTTGCATGCTTGCATTAATGactttcaaaacaatgtTACTAATTAATTTTTGCGCGTTTAAAATCTATAAACATCAGTTTACTTACGCTTCCCGCTTTTCTTACTTCTATCTGTTTTCGTCTTTTTGTAAGACCGTTTTTCATTCTCCTTCTTATCCTCGTTAGCTTTCCTCTTTTTAGAGTTTACCTTTTTACCATGCTTTGTCAATTGGCCCATAACATCACTCTTGAACCAAGTTCGTTTTGGTCTCGAGTGTATATCCTTTTCatactttatcaaattacttgctttattcaattgcatttCAGCtctcaaaatttctttcGCCTCCTTTTCTTCCTGTAGGACCTCGTCAACTACCGACTCTTTTTCATCTATTCTCTTATTTATCGCTTCAACGTCATTCCAGTCGACTTTTCTCGCCACACTCCTTCCATTGTTTATGGCTGCTTTGACTATGGCTCTGTCTTGATTGCTTTCTCCAACAAATGTGATAGAAGTACCCTTTCTTCCTGCTCTTGCAGTTCTACCAACCCTGTGCAAATAGATCTCGTAAGTTTTTGGCATATCAAAGTTGACCACATACTCTATCCTTATATCCAAACCTCTTGCCGCTAAGTCTGTACAGACCAATACGTTGACGTCACCCATAAACAACTTCATATTTGCCAAACGTTGCTCTTGGGTTAAAGCACCATGCAATTCTGCCACCTTGAGACCCAACAACCCTAAAATAACTCTCAATTTGTGTGCCATCTCCTTTCTTGATACAAACACCACAATCCTTCCGTCCAACtttctcaacaattgaaagagCAATGCCGGTTTCAAGCTCTCTCTTTTACGAATACGAACAAACTGTTGTTCTAATCTAGATGCAACTGTCTTTGGTGGATCAATCATAACACGGACTGGCTTGTTGAGTGATAATTGAACCAAATCTTGAACTTTTGTATTCATCGTAGCCGAAAACAACAACGTCTGTCTCTTTTGCTTTGGTATCAATGACAATATCTCCgtcaattcttcttgaaaCCCTTCCTCTAACATTCTatcagcttcatcaatcaccaacacttgaacatcttcaacactGAAACTAGGACTATTTCGTATGTGGTCAATCAATCTACCAGGTGTAGCAATGACAATATCAGgtcttgatttcaattgctgCTCTTGTTGTCTCAAGTTCAAACCACCTACAGCCAACCCAAAGCTCAAGTTTTTCACAAATTGACCCAACTTCCTTCCCACGTCGTAAACTTGAATGGCCAACTCTCTAGTTGGTGCAAGAATGATTGCTTTAGTTGATGTTGAGTTTTTAAAGATCAAACGTTCAATCAATGGAATCAAATATGCTGCTGTTTTACCACTACCTGTTTGTGCACCTGCAACAATATCTTTACCCAATAATGCAATAGGTATGGTTGATGATTGAATTGGAGTTGGAGAAGTGAACGACAACGACTGTATGCTCTTCAATATGGGGCGTGAAAGTTGTAGTTCTTGAAAGGTGGTGTTAGTCTCATTGCTTGGAGCTGATTCGTAAAACTCTTCTGCATCAGGatcttcctcctcttcgTCTGCTCCCCCTTGTTCCATCTCGTCGTGttcttcctcctcctcctcgGGgcttccttcttcttcccCTGGTAAATCtcctcttttcttttcaatgatcTCGTCCAAGTTCACATCCTTAATTGTTTCATCAGTTTCCGCTTCCCAATCTTTTATCTCATCTACCTCATCTCCAATGGAAAATTCGAAATTTGGATTAATATCGCTAACCTCTTCCTTCACATCTTCAACAGATGAATCTGAATCATCTTCCACCTCCACATCACTATCTATCGTAAATAATAAGTCTTCTTTAGCCATTATACTGTGCTTGAAGTTCTTTTGCAATGTCATCGATGCAAAAGAGAAGAgagaggaaaaaaaaatcaaaatcaaactcaaatCAACACGCATTACAAACTCAACACAACCAAATGATAGACTACATCAAACTATATCAAGACAAAGATTACACCAATCCAAAGAAGCTACTAATTCAAATAATACTACTACAAGTATTCTACTACTTATCAGCGCTCATCATATTCTACATTGTCGCACTACTCAATGGGTACGAATTTTCAATAGATTGGATATTCCAATGGCAATTGGTTTCCTTTGAAAACACTTTGGGGTTAACTCTATTTGCATTATGGTTGTTTGACTCGCTTACATGTGTGCTATTTGTTACCATCATTGTTGGTCGGTCAAAACTTGCATGGGATTTTGCAGTCACAATACACATTATCAATCTCATAATAACGTGGTGCTATGTTGGGAAATTTCCCACGAGCATGCTTTGGTGGATGTTACAGGTAATTAGTGCCTTCTTATTGGTTACATTGAGCACGTACTCTACCAGGTGGAAGGAATTGAGGGTAACATTTTTCACAAACATGTTGGAAACCCGACAACCTGAAACCGTGGAACtagatgaattgaatagaACGAGTTGAATATAGGGCCTGGATCCGCTCCACTCCCTGTTTACTCTATTTGTGTAGCAGTTGAATCGCACAATCCACATGCTATTGGCATGGTGATGCTGAAAGTCTCTGTTTCTGTGTAGTTGCATCTTGATTTGCATCTATTGcattttgaatcaactcTCATTCATGCGAGCGTATTTTGCTTTGACTGTCTTAATCAAACAACTTCTACTTTCTAAAGATTATAGAGCTGTTGGGAGGGCGTGAGTTTCCGTAAGCTACCCAAATGGGATAAAGTAACTCGCATTACTACAATATATAAGATGACGCGCAATTCGATTGCCACAAACGCGCGAATTCGATCCGTTGAAGTAAACAGAAGTAATAGTGGTTAGCCACCAACTTTACTCAGAAAATTCTAGCTGCAAACCCTTTTGCCTGAATATGCCACTCACCCCCCCCTTTCTTACTAAGCAGACTGTGCCAACACTCATTTTAGTTACAGGTCATTTGCTGCATGAAAGAGTATTTTCATTTACTTCGTAGCCTATTAAATTTAGGCTCCGACGCATATTGAAACACTTTCTTGAAGTTAAGTTTACCCTTCACAAGATGAGTCAGAGAGCAATTAACAAAATACCCCTCtatttttttgtgtaatgatTCATCGATATAAAATCCCCTTGAGTATATCTTCAGAATGCAATTACTCTGTCTCAATTTTAAGTTTTTTCGATCAGTTTTCTTGAAACTACTACTATCACCTCAATAGAAATATGACagctcaacaaaaagaagcCCAAATTTTATTGGAGTTATATAATTTGCACCTATTGGAAAGAGTTTTTTCTTACATTGAAATAGGAGATCTTGTTCAACTACTTTCTGAGAACGGACAAAAGTTGTTACAGCAAAATCCAAAACTCGAATCTGTTGTTGTCCTTAAATTAAAAGGGGAAGAGGAAATACATTATCATTATGATCCAACCCAAACAATTAGTCAAAATCGTTTGACTGcaagtcaatttcaaactatTGACTTTTATTGTGTGGCtaagaaaatcaaaatcttttgccAAGTGTCATATAAAATCCTGGACTTGAGAGATGTGCAGGCGCTTTTAGTGTTGATTCAGTCATTAAGTGTAAGTGATACAGTAAAACTCGGTGTGGAATTGCGCTTTGAAGAGTCTATGCCCTACAAGGTAGATTTGCCTCAATTACTTGCCTCATTCAAACATATAAAAGAGCGCATAAGCTCCTTCTTTATGTACCAGTATGGTTCGACACAAAATTCGTTAAACTTGCactattttcaaaatattgaatCTTTTGTAATTAGAAACTGCAAAATCGAAGGTTCCTTCCGAGGgtgttgcaaattgaaatccCTTGAATATTACCctgcaattgaagatgaaaagcAATTTAATATTCGAGACTTACCACTGTCACTAAAACATCTTAATTTAGGCCGCTGTCATATGTTAGGAGGTACTCTGGAAGTAGAGTCTTGGGAGGGCTGTCCGTCACTTGAAGTTATCAAACTAGAATGCGTTCGAGGATTTGACTCTGATGGATTACCTCACGTTATATCTAATATCGTTAAATACATGACGTGCTCTGGCACTAAGCTTATTGAGTTTTGGGGAGGCGACTTGGAAGAGATACATGTCCGAGAATTCATGAAGCTATTGGGAGATGCcgagaaaaaaaaaaggttCAATTTGGAACTCCTTTCATTGGAACTAGAAATGGTCCCTTTGACTGTGTATCCATTGAGGGAATTGGAGCTTGTGGGTATAGTCAATATGCAATTTTTACTCCAACGAAAGTTTCCTTCTACTTTGAGAGTTTTGAAAGTTCCAATGATTGGATTGAACAGCACCGCTACACTTTTTGAACTAATACCAACAGGcattgaagagttggagTTAAGGAGTAACTCAATTAATTGGGGCGTTTCGGATTGCGACCTATCAAAATTTGCTGTGCTAAAAAAACTCAATTTGTCCGACACCAGACTTGGAAATTATATTGAGACACTTCTATTCCCTGATTCATTGAAAGTTTTAAATATCAGTTATAATAATATTGACTcagttgataaagttgattttcCCATGGGCCTAGAGATTTTAGATGGTAGTTCTAATAGAATTAGCTCCGTTGATAGGGTTAATTTTCCGAACAATTTAAAAGATTTAAATTTACTGCGGAACTGTATCAAAAGGCTATGCGTCCCACATTTCCCATCTTATTTGAAACCACTTGAAGTTTCAGATAATTATTTAGAGAGAATTGATATCGCGCGTAATAATGATAATGTGCCACTACAAATTGAAGCTGTGTCTATTAACTCCAACAAATGCTCAATACTCGACTTTGACAGGGCTAAGCTACCGGCCAGCGTCAAAATGTTGTCGTTTGGGGGCTATAAGACAAAACtaaatttctttgaatttgggaaatttgttgtgtttgcG encodes the following:
- a CDS encoding Sys1 Golgi integral membrane protein, translated to MIDYIKLYQDKDYTNPKKLLIQIILLQVFYYLSALIIFYIVALLNGYEFSIDWIFQWQLVSFENTLGLTLFALWLFDSLTCVLFVTIIVGRSKLAWDFAVTIHIINLIITWCYVGKFPTSMLWWMLQVISAFLLVTLSTYSTRWKELRVTFFTNMLETRQPETVELDELNRTS
- a CDS encoding Stn1 protein (involved in telomere maintenance); translation: MQACKRPKPLYEQSERIDWRSPGSHVVAKKYDVEYYRAELFSQAVTFGKYIPVFINDMKSQFNFKRHYIDLWGQLDDLIMINNWPINKFAIVGKVTGESHFDKRDYSGARIRIDDSSGKDSNVEVLISLEQYEAIFPEPGVNYGKLVEVRGVFKNWKPVVEDIVVVSPTPNDSTSEILHWNIRVQFRKTVLAKAWKFDATAAQGDDVPKRESVFYNVAKNVAPQKSMEPITETPRRDVGSVTNFTGTSPGTQVGTIHGEAGASTNDTKFVKISGVSDNSETISQALLDNKDRYIKLVKESLIAIIKRLFNEITLDELVSDRFVLNQINVFAEVLQRACGYLDITYRQEIIFRLALYFRDSELFEFTDNVIKPLKFQLMYYSIQRKLSTRTQIKTLKYVDYLTKKLQISNCDYKLVNFLIRYIVSTSDLHWRYIKDEIKWVKS
- a CDS encoding Sys1 Golgi integral membrane protein, encoding MTAQQKEAQILLELYNLHLLERVFSYIEIGDLVQLLSENGQKLLQQNPKLESVVVLKLKGEEEIHYHYDPTQTISQNRLTASQFQTIDFYCVAKKIKIFCQVSYKISDLRDVQALLVLIQSLSVSDTVKLGVELRFEESMPYKVDLPQLLASFKHIKERISSFFMYQYGSTQNSLNLHYFQNIESFVIRNCKIEGSFRGCCKLKSLEYYPAIEDEKQFNIRDLPSSLKHLNLGRCHMLGGTSEVESWEGCPSLEVIKLECVRGFDSDGLPHVISNIVKYMTCSGTKLIEFWGGDLEEIHVREFMKLLGDAEKKKRFNLELLSLELEMVPLTVYPLRELELVGIVNMQFLLQRKFPSTLRVLKVPMIGLNSTATLFELIPTGIEELELRSNSINWGVSDCDLSKFAVLKKLNLSDTRLGNYIETLLFPDSLKVLNISYNNIDSVDKVDFPMGLEILDGSSNRISSVDRVNFPNNLKDLNLSRNCIKRLCVPHFPSYLKPLEVSDNYLERIDIARNNDNVPLQIEAVSINSNKCSILDFDRAKLPASVKMLSFGGYKTKLNFFEFGKFVVFASLKGSDLSISERLTFNANCNCRYLDVSACNLSSFDFDLPGTMLEIDLSENKLKEFPSQIGKLKSLRVLNLSKNELPEIRVELPNAIEFLDLSKNRIRELQLSFAKGPSKLQLLNLRQNQLKEFSMEKIGHGKKSFHDCLLEINLYDNNCITKEKIDALILELPKSTKCLWWNRTFTSASIYNDEYVDRYALNELNGNVISSMRVDKMLKLSKIIKYENT
- a CDS encoding Drs1 nucleolar DEAD-box protein, with amino-acid sequence MRVDLSLILIFFSSLFSFASMTLQKNFKHSIMAKEDLLFTIDSDVEVEDDSDSSVEDVKEEVSDINPNFEFSIGDEVDEIKDWEAETDETIKDVNLDEIIEKKRGDLPGEEEGSPEEEEEEHDEMEQGGADEEEEDPDAEEFYESAPSNETNTTFQELQLSRPILKSIQSLSFTSPTPIQSSTIPIALLGKDIVAGAQTGSGKTAAYLIPLIERLIFKNSTSTKAIILAPTRELAIQVYDVGRKLGQFVKNLSFGLAVGGLNLRQQEQQLKSRPDIVIATPGRLIDHIRNSPSFSVEDVQVLVIDEADRMLEEGFQEELTEILSLIPKQKRQTLLFSATMNTKVQDLVQLSLNKPVRVMIDPPKTVASRLEQQFVRIRKRESLKPALLFQLLRKLDGRIVVFVSRKEMAHKLRVILGLLGLKVAELHGALTQEQRLANMKLFMGDVNVLVCTDLAARGLDIRIEYVVNFDMPKTYEIYLHRVGRTARAGRKGTSITFVGESNQDRAIVKAAINNGRSVARKVDWNDVEAINKRIDEKESVVDEVLQEEKEAKEILRAEMQLNKASNLIKYEKDIHSRPKRTWFKSDVMGQLTKHGKKVNSKKRKANEDKKENEKRSYKKTKTDRSKKSGKRK